The Metabacillus litoralis genome contains a region encoding:
- a CDS encoding three component ABC system middle component, protein MNKNLTIYNNELIGLISILSVLNYHKKMSIGKSMLILPFFSHNNTLKVLKRKNIKVRSLEEFIIKYPSNFSNYNERFYSLLPVSINSIILLNRMKLISIKDGEILLKEDNVFEIGNKSLGNRAKEIILGAENLSQILMEDTKNLYLQLRVEL, encoded by the coding sequence ATGAATAAAAATCTAACAATCTACAATAACGAATTAATTGGTCTTATTTCAATATTGTCCGTACTTAATTACCATAAAAAAATGAGTATAGGAAAATCAATGCTGATTTTACCGTTTTTTTCACATAATAATACTTTAAAAGTATTAAAAAGAAAGAATATAAAAGTTAGAAGTTTAGAAGAATTTATCATTAAGTATCCATCAAACTTTTCCAATTATAATGAAAGGTTCTACTCTCTTCTTCCTGTATCAATAAACTCAATTATTCTTTTGAATAGAATGAAATTAATTAGTATTAAAGATGGGGAAATATTACTTAAAGAGGATAATGTATTCGAAATAGGAAATAAAAGTCTTGGAAACAGAGCGAAAGAAATAATTCTTGGAGCTGAAAACTTATCTCAAATACTAATGGAAGATACTAAAAATTTATATCTTCAATTAAGGGTGGAACTATGA
- a CDS encoding DUF3732 domain-containing protein, with protein MKFYIEAVTLWLKNNKIREIKFKPNKVNVITGASGTGKSEIMSIIDYCFFSSNAAISEEKINENVEWYGLTFFINDKCFTIAREKIINRRGSSNYYYSSSGKVPEKPHTNMSEEELKEIIQAEFSISSKLVIPYSGKSIKAGNKISFRYFLLFNTQSGNTISNNEVYFDKQNITRYREALERIFDIALKIEDIENILLKEKIVSIEKEINRIKKKQTLFEKEENLFESYIKKDIKQARILNLIDDKFIGPENYLNTLQELCNEQKVYDISNSFSEIDELTKEKNLIVRKIRNFKKLENQYKSYLEIEKNNYDSLKPIQYVKENFSELLLLPETSSLVEQLEDEFNSIKKQLKNKKPFNLNISDELNELEQKLSHINNKLEQYPQKENYLSLGSETEKLLFLGELKYKLSLYQKRGENEDFSEELEEKEKELKRLNNLVRDEKIDREAFKSMLESLIQNYLDKVGSALGNYEGYRALFNFKDKSLSLRPGNSIYASYVGSSSNHLFMHLCLFLGLHEASIIQKSPYIPQFMILDQPSRPYYGEEEDNWSKVEVSDKGKITTAMKLLNDFISHVNKMYNEEFQFIVLEHIPTSVWDGMENFHLVEEFRYGNALINED; from the coding sequence ATGAAATTTTATATAGAAGCGGTCACATTATGGTTGAAGAACAATAAGATTAGAGAAATTAAATTTAAACCAAATAAAGTTAATGTTATTACGGGTGCTAGTGGCACTGGCAAATCTGAGATTATGTCAATTATTGATTATTGCTTTTTTTCAAGTAATGCTGCAATTTCTGAAGAGAAAATTAATGAAAATGTAGAATGGTATGGATTAACTTTTTTCATTAATGATAAGTGTTTTACTATAGCTAGGGAAAAAATAATAAACAGACGTGGCTCTTCTAACTATTATTACTCTTCATCAGGAAAGGTACCAGAAAAGCCGCATACTAATATGTCTGAAGAAGAACTTAAGGAAATAATTCAAGCAGAATTTTCAATAAGTAGCAAATTGGTAATACCATATAGTGGTAAAAGTATAAAGGCTGGAAACAAGATATCATTTAGATATTTTTTATTATTTAATACTCAATCTGGAAATACTATTTCAAATAATGAAGTTTATTTTGATAAGCAAAATATTACTAGATACAGAGAAGCTTTAGAAAGAATATTTGATATTGCCCTAAAAATTGAAGATATTGAAAATATATTACTAAAAGAAAAAATAGTTTCAATTGAAAAAGAAATCAATAGAATAAAAAAGAAACAAACTTTATTCGAGAAAGAAGAAAATTTATTTGAGTCTTACATTAAAAAAGACATAAAACAAGCAAGAATATTAAACTTAATCGATGATAAATTTATCGGACCTGAAAACTACCTTAATACCTTACAAGAATTATGTAATGAACAAAAGGTGTATGATATATCTAATTCTTTTTCTGAAATTGATGAATTAACTAAAGAGAAAAATTTAATCGTAAGGAAAATTAGGAACTTCAAAAAACTAGAAAATCAATATAAATCCTACCTTGAAATTGAAAAAAATAACTATGATAGCTTAAAGCCAATTCAATATGTAAAAGAAAATTTTAGTGAACTATTGTTACTACCAGAAACGTCCTCACTGGTAGAACAATTAGAAGATGAGTTTAATTCAATAAAAAAACAGTTGAAAAATAAGAAACCTTTTAACTTAAACATCAGTGATGAATTAAATGAACTAGAACAAAAACTGTCACATATTAATAATAAACTTGAACAATATCCTCAAAAAGAAAATTATCTTTCATTAGGTAGTGAAACAGAAAAACTCTTATTCCTCGGGGAACTAAAGTATAAATTGTCATTATATCAGAAAAGGGGTGAAAATGAGGACTTTAGTGAAGAACTTGAGGAGAAGGAAAAAGAGCTAAAGAGACTAAATAATTTAGTGCGGGATGAAAAAATCGACAGAGAAGCCTTTAAAAGTATGTTAGAGTCTTTGATACAAAATTACTTAGATAAGGTCGGTAGTGCATTAGGTAATTATGAAGGGTATAGAGCTTTATTTAACTTCAAGGATAAGTCATTGTCATTAAGACCAGGAAATTCAATTTATGCTTCTTATGTTGGAAGTAGTTCTAATCATCTATTTATGCATTTGTGTTTATTTTTAGGGTTACATGAGGCTAGTATCATACAGAAATCTCCTTATATTCCTCAATTTATGATTTTAGACCAACCTAGCAGACCCTATTATGGTGAGGAAGAGGACAATTGGAGTAAAGTCGAAGTAAGTGATAAAGGAAAAATCACCACTGCGATGAAGTTGTTAAATGATTTTATTAGTCATGTAAATAAAATGTATAATGAGGAATTTCAATTTATTGTTTTAGAGCACATTCCTACAAGTGTGTGGGATGGTATGGAGAACTTCCATTTAGTTGAAGAGTTTAGATATGGAAATGCTTTAATTAATGAAGATTAA
- a CDS encoding YrhK family protein: protein MKVNNKSNYIDIQIGHHEIIINERYEFFYNLNDVFIALCFLVGSVLFLWDSFETYAIWMFIVGSGLFLIRPMIKFIKRFHLKKVHNN from the coding sequence ATGAAAGTAAATAATAAGTCTAATTACATCGATATACAAATTGGCCATCATGAAATTATTATTAACGAACGCTATGAATTTTTCTATAACCTTAATGATGTGTTTATCGCCCTATGCTTTCTGGTTGGTAGTGTGCTCTTTCTTTGGGATTCATTTGAAACATATGCTATTTGGATGTTTATCGTGGGCAGTGGACTATTCTTAATTAGACCTATGATTAAATTCATCAAACGATTTCACTTGAAAAAGGTTCATAATAACTGA
- a CDS encoding ROK family protein: METITWNQHLVKKNNKALVLQLIMHREPISRADIAQISGLHKATVSSLVNELLEEELIYESGPGESSGGRRPVILHFNKVAGYAIGIDIGANYVLSVLTDLKGNIVLEKNHAVTLTPYPTIMNLVKSMIQSLMTEMPQSRYGVVGIGVGVPGIVNKEGTVLLAPNLGWKNTNLKLDLEELFEVPVIVENEANAGAFCEQKFGAGKDYENMVYISAGIGIGVGIFLNRELYQGKNGFSGEMGHMIIDMNGKPCNCGSKGCWEAYASEHALLEQAGSSIEAVLELAKNHDQTAQGLFKEVGKYLGIGINNIINTFNPDQVIIGNRLALAREWIEEPIKTTIENHTLTHHQNELQLDFSKLEQYSTVLGVSAFAVESFIKEDSKVL; encoded by the coding sequence GTGGAAACGATTACATGGAATCAGCATCTTGTGAAAAAAAATAATAAAGCTCTCGTACTACAACTTATTATGCACAGAGAACCCATTTCAAGAGCCGATATTGCCCAAATATCCGGTCTACACAAAGCAACCGTTTCATCTTTAGTGAATGAATTACTAGAAGAAGAACTTATCTACGAATCTGGACCAGGAGAATCCAGTGGTGGACGACGTCCTGTTATTCTACATTTTAATAAAGTTGCAGGTTATGCGATTGGAATTGATATCGGTGCAAATTATGTATTATCTGTATTAACTGACTTAAAAGGCAACATAGTTCTTGAAAAAAATCACGCAGTCACCCTAACTCCTTACCCTACTATTATGAATCTTGTAAAAAGTATGATTCAGTCCCTAATGACTGAAATGCCTCAAAGTCGATATGGTGTTGTAGGCATAGGTGTAGGTGTACCAGGAATTGTTAACAAAGAAGGAACAGTCCTTCTGGCACCTAACTTAGGCTGGAAAAACACTAACTTAAAACTAGACTTAGAAGAGTTATTCGAAGTGCCTGTAATAGTCGAAAATGAAGCCAACGCTGGAGCATTCTGTGAGCAAAAATTCGGAGCAGGAAAAGACTACGAAAATATGGTCTATATAAGTGCAGGTATCGGTATTGGTGTAGGTATCTTTTTAAATAGAGAGCTATATCAAGGTAAAAATGGATTCTCTGGTGAAATGGGCCATATGATTATAGACATGAACGGTAAGCCATGCAACTGCGGCAGCAAAGGTTGTTGGGAAGCATACGCATCAGAACATGCACTACTAGAACAAGCTGGAAGCAGCATCGAAGCAGTCTTAGAACTAGCCAAAAATCATGATCAAACTGCCCAAGGCCTTTTCAAGGAAGTCGGTAAATACCTTGGAATTGGAATTAACAATATCATCAATACCTTCAACCCGGATCAGGTTATTATCGGAAACAGATTAGCTTTAGCTAGAGAATGGATTGAAGAGCCAATCAAGACTACTATTGAAAACCATACACTTACCCATCATCAAAATGAGCTACAATTAGACTTTTCAAAGCTTGAGCAGTACTCTACTGTACTAGGAGTCTCTGCATTTGCAGTTGAAAGCTTTATTAAAGAGGATAGCAAAGTTTTATAG
- a CDS encoding glycoside hydrolase family 52 protein — translation MPKNMFFNAHHSPIGAFSSFTLGFYGNGGGLDLELGRSPKKNVYVGVETIDQEGMYQALPFFEVEDDESKRYDIENMDPDPDKPRIIIPYSKDEIQRDFQLGTDTWRAGDLSFTIYTQAQTVPEPSSETDDELKKTIIPAVWAELTVDNTKGTKSRRAFFGYQGSDPYSSMRRLDDTCEGIAGIGQGRLTAITSDNPEVKSALHFSIENILTTPFKENWTFGLGPVGALVMDVPAGQKRTYKFAICFHRSGYVTAGMDASYYYTRYFSNIESVAAFALENFDEFASRAKEANRLVSNTELSEDQKFMMIHSIRSYYGSTQLLDADGEAFWVVNEGEYRMMNTFDLTVDQIFFELKMNPWTVKNELDMFIKRFSYEDKVRFPGVATEYPGGISFTHDMGVANTISRPHYSSYELYGLDGCFSHMTYEQLVNWVLCASVYVEQTGDKKWLEDHLDIFVRCFESMLNRDHPEADKRDGIMGLDSTRVMGGAEITTYDSLDVSLGQARNNIYLAGKTWASYVALEKLFRENDLTELSKEAGGQAEKCAATIVSQVTPNGYIPAVIKEGNDSKIIPAIEGLIFPYYTNNHDALDPNGRFGAYIQALQTHLKTVLTEGVCLFEDGGWKISSTSNNSWLSKIYLSQFITREILGWEWDESGAKADAAHVAWLTHPTLSVWSWSDQIISGEIAGSKYYPRGVTSILWLEESKKTAELVSNTQEV, via the coding sequence ATGCCAAAAAACATGTTTTTTAATGCACATCATTCACCTATCGGAGCCTTTTCAAGTTTCACACTTGGATTCTATGGAAATGGGGGAGGTTTGGATTTAGAACTTGGCCGTTCACCGAAGAAAAATGTTTATGTAGGCGTTGAGACGATCGATCAGGAAGGGATGTATCAGGCGCTTCCTTTTTTTGAAGTAGAAGATGACGAAAGTAAGCGCTATGATATTGAAAATATGGATCCAGATCCAGATAAACCACGCATCATTATTCCTTATTCAAAAGATGAAATTCAACGTGACTTTCAATTAGGAACAGACACTTGGAGAGCTGGGGACTTATCCTTTACAATCTATACCCAAGCTCAAACTGTACCGGAACCATCTTCTGAAACAGATGATGAGTTGAAGAAGACTATCATTCCAGCTGTATGGGCTGAATTAACAGTCGATAATACAAAAGGAACCAAGAGTCGCCGAGCTTTCTTTGGGTATCAAGGAAGTGACCCCTATAGCTCCATGCGTCGATTAGATGATACATGTGAGGGGATTGCGGGGATTGGTCAGGGGCGTTTAACAGCAATAACATCAGATAACCCAGAGGTAAAGTCTGCTCTTCACTTTAGTATAGAAAATATTTTAACAACTCCATTTAAAGAGAACTGGACTTTTGGTTTAGGACCTGTTGGTGCACTAGTCATGGATGTTCCTGCTGGTCAAAAAAGAACGTATAAATTTGCCATTTGCTTTCATCGTTCAGGTTATGTAACAGCTGGGATGGATGCTTCTTACTACTACACACGATATTTTTCGAATATCGAATCTGTAGCAGCTTTTGCCTTAGAGAACTTTGATGAATTTGCAAGCCGCGCAAAAGAGGCTAATAGATTGGTAAGTAATACAGAATTATCGGAAGACCAAAAATTCATGATGATTCACTCCATTCGAAGCTATTATGGCTCAACTCAATTATTGGATGCTGACGGTGAAGCATTCTGGGTTGTGAACGAGGGCGAATATCGAATGATGAATACCTTTGACTTAACGGTTGACCAAATCTTTTTTGAATTGAAAATGAATCCTTGGACAGTTAAAAATGAGTTAGATATGTTTATCAAACGCTTCAGTTATGAAGATAAAGTTCGTTTTCCAGGTGTTGCAACTGAATATCCAGGCGGAATCAGTTTTACCCATGACATGGGAGTAGCCAATACAATTTCAAGACCACATTATTCTTCCTATGAGTTATATGGATTAGATGGATGTTTTTCTCACATGACATATGAACAACTGGTTAACTGGGTTCTTTGTGCATCAGTTTATGTGGAGCAAACAGGAGACAAAAAGTGGTTAGAGGATCATTTAGATATTTTCGTTCGCTGCTTTGAAAGTATGTTGAATCGTGATCATCCTGAAGCTGATAAACGAGATGGAATAATGGGATTAGATTCCACACGTGTTATGGGAGGAGCAGAGATTACTACTTATGATAGTTTGGATGTTTCACTTGGTCAGGCTAGAAATAATATTTATCTAGCAGGGAAAACATGGGCATCTTATGTAGCACTTGAGAAACTGTTTAGAGAAAATGATCTAACAGAACTCTCAAAAGAAGCTGGTGGTCAAGCCGAAAAATGTGCAGCTACGATTGTTTCTCAGGTTACACCTAATGGATATATTCCAGCTGTAATAAAAGAAGGTAATGATTCTAAAATCATTCCTGCTATTGAAGGGTTAATTTTCCCATATTACACAAATAACCATGATGCACTGGATCCTAATGGACGATTTGGAGCATATATTCAAGCGTTACAAACTCATCTGAAAACAGTATTAACAGAGGGAGTTTGCTTGTTTGAAGACGGAGGATGGAAAATCTCGTCTACTAGCAACAATTCTTGGCTAAGTAAAATTTATCTATCTCAGTTTATTACTCGTGAGATTCTTGGTTGGGAATGGGATGAATCAGGGGCGAAGGCAGACGCAGCTCATGTAGCATGGCTAACACACCCAACATTATCAGTTTGGAGCTGGAGTGATCAAATTATCTCCGGTGAAATTGCTGGCAGTAAGTACTATCCACGTGGAGTCACTAGTATCTTATGGCTTGAAGAATCCAAAAAAACGGCTGAACTAGTGTCAAATACTCAAGAAGTTTAA